GACCCGAAGCCCAAGGCCAAGTCGAAGACGCTCGGCTATTCGATCGGCGGCCCCATCGGCAAGCCCGGGGGGACCAACAAGCTGTTCTTCTTCTACAGCCACGAGTACGTCCCGACCAGCAACCCGATCAACAACGGCAACCCGATTCGCTATCGCGTGCCGACCGCGCTCGAGCGGGCCGGAGATTTCTCGCAGACCCTCGACAACAACGGCGCGCTCTTCAACTTCATCAAGGATCCGGCGCTCACCGGCGCCTGCAATGCCACCGATCAGACGGCGTGCTTCCAGGATGGCGGTGTGCTCGGCAGGATTCCGGCGAACCGGTTGTATTCGGTGGGTCTCGCGATTCTGAACCGGTATCCGATGCCCAACCGGGCGCAGACGCCGGGCAGCAACTACAACTACGAGCTGGGCGGCGCGGGAGGCGAGCCGCTTCCCATCGTCGAGCAGCTGCGGCAGCAGCCGGCGATCCGCCTCGACTACCAGCTCAACGCCAAGACGCGCATCAGCTGGACCTACGGCGGTGAACGGCAGCGCCCGCTGTTGCGGTCCGGCCTGATCCCGGGATTCACCGATGTGAAGACCCCGTACCCCTACATCACCAAGTACTCGTTGACGGCGAACTACATCCTGACGCCGACGACGTTTCTCGAGGGCACGTACGGGTTCATCCGCAACGAGCTGGCCGACGGCAACGAAGGCGGCGTGCTGATGAACGACTCGGCGAACCGCCTCAAGGACCTCGCCGCCTTCCCGATGTTGTATCCCGATGCCGGCATCGTCCCGAAAGACTCGTACGCGTATGAAGTGCTGGAAGACATCAAGCCGCCGTTCT
The sequence above is a segment of the Vicinamibacterales bacterium genome. Coding sequences within it:
- a CDS encoding carboxypeptidase-like regulatory domain-containing protein, with amino-acid sequence MRKLGIVALGALALVATALDVSAQITTGNISGTVRDAQGGVVPGATVILIDEARGTRLAPATTDETGTYVFPNVTAATYTVEVTMSGFKTAQRKAVPVSGGDRVSVPPITLEVGGQTEAVTVVAESPLVQAQSGERSFTITTQQVENLPINHGNFTSLIQLAPGVRDGGANQNGARMGSASQDNIMMDGISAMDTGNNGQMLNMNIESIAEVKILTQGYQAEFGRSSGLQITAVSKSGTNRFRGSAYELFQNSDWNSIRMLNKLNNDPKPKAKSKTLGYSIGGPIGKPGGTNKLFFFYSHEYVPTSNPINNGNPIRYRVPTALERAGDFSQTLDNNGALFNFIKDPALTGACNATDQTACFQDGGVLGRIPANRLYSVGLAILNRYPMPNRAQTPGSNYNYELGGAGGEPLPIVEQLRQQPAIRLDYQLNAKTRISWTYGGERQRPLLRSGLIPGFTDVKTPYPYITKYSLTANYILTPTTFLEGTYGFIRNELADGNEGGVLMNDSANRLKDLAAFPMLYPDAGIVPKDSYAYEVLEDIKPPF